CCTTTATCTGGGTTCTGAACAACATTGCGGCCCTGCTGCTGCGCGGTTTTGGGATTGAAGCCGCCCACAGCAGCGAAGTCCATAGCGCCGATGAGCTGAAATACCTGGTCCACCAGAGCAGCGAAGAAGGCCACATTGAGGACAGCAACGACGCCACCGACCTGACGCTGGTAGAACGGGCTTTTGAATTTTCGGAGAAAACCGTGCGGCAGATCATGGTTCCGCGTACTCAGATGTTTGGAATCGATATCAATACGTTCAGCGAAGCAATGCTGTATGAGCTGCTGCAGGAACGGTATTCGCGGGTGCCCTGCTACCAGGATGATTTTGACACCATTCTGGGCGTGATTCACCTCAAAGAACTGCTCATTGCCCTGCACCAGTCGCCCAAGGTTGATATCCATCAGTTCATCAAACCGGTTATGTTTGTGCCGGAAACCCGTCGAATCCGGCCCCTGCTGAAAGATTTTCAGCGGCAGCGTCGGCAGATGGCCATTGTGGTCAACGAATACGGCGGCACCGAAGGACTTATCACAATGGAAGATATTCTGGAAGAACTGGTGGGCGAAATCCAGGACGAATCTGATGAGGAGGTTCCGTTTGTAGAACAAAAAGCGCCGGGAACGTACGTGGTTCAGGCCGCAAATCCGCTGGATGAAATCAACGCATTTTTG
This Larkinella insperata DNA region includes the following protein-coding sequences:
- a CDS encoding hemolysin family protein; amino-acid sequence: MIVNVLITLLLVALNGFFVAAEFAIVKVRSSQLEMKALAGNPAARLSVQIVANLDGYLAATQLGITLASLGLGWIGEPVVAALLSALFDLVGLQLSAETAHQISLPVAFTLITVLHIVFGELAPKSLAIQRAESTTLVIAYPLQVFYFLFRPFIWVLNNIAALLLRGFGIEAAHSSEVHSADELKYLVHQSSEEGHIEDSNDATDLTLVERAFEFSEKTVRQIMVPRTQMFGIDINTFSEAMLYELLQERYSRVPCYQDDFDTILGVIHLKELLIALHQSPKVDIHQFIKPVMFVPETRRIRPLLKDFQRQRRQMAIVVNEYGGTEGLITMEDILEELVGEIQDESDEEVPFVEQKAPGTYVVQAANPLDEINAFLPRPLQKAGDYETLAGLLLHEFGRLPDVGETAVLSDYEMTILSKRGPAIERVQLIDRVE